One segment of Niabella beijingensis DNA contains the following:
- a CDS encoding ABC transporter permease yields the protein MLQLFKTEWLKVKSYRTFWILFGSFFIFLPATLLMTADRFMHQINQMEGKNMETAIMKSLLSAPFIFPNVWRGAAWFGGLFFIIIGMLFILLVTNEVQYKTHRQNIIDGWSRTDFITAKLSMLLFFVVSTTVMVFLCGLVCGLLFTPDLSSVSIFENIRYVGYYALMATLYLVVAFLVAILIKRTGLAIVVYFGYVFVIDNLLWLVLTFRKSQLGYFLPLESSDSLIPNPFKPSNIELRTVPDLNLLITAVIYGTLMLYGIFRYYRNADLKT from the coding sequence ATGCTACAACTTTTTAAAACCGAATGGCTGAAAGTAAAAAGCTACCGCACCTTCTGGATACTGTTTGGTTCTTTTTTTATTTTCCTTCCGGCTACATTGCTGATGACGGCCGACCGGTTCATGCACCAGATCAACCAGATGGAAGGGAAAAACATGGAGACGGCAATAATGAAGAGCCTGCTCAGCGCTCCATTCATTTTTCCGAACGTGTGGCGGGGCGCTGCCTGGTTTGGGGGATTGTTCTTTATTATCATCGGTATGCTCTTTATCCTTCTTGTCACCAATGAGGTCCAGTATAAGACCCACCGGCAGAATATCATCGACGGCTGGAGCCGTACCGACTTTATAACCGCGAAGCTGAGCATGCTGCTCTTTTTTGTAGTGAGCACCACCGTGATGGTATTCCTTTGCGGACTGGTATGCGGATTGTTGTTCACGCCCGATCTGTCATCTGTATCGATCTTTGAAAACATACGCTACGTCGGCTACTATGCCCTCATGGCCACGCTGTACCTGGTGGTGGCTTTTCTGGTTGCCATACTGATCAAGCGGACCGGGCTCGCCATTGTGGTATATTTCGGGTATGTATTTGTTATCGATAATCTGCTGTGGCTGGTACTTACGTTCCGGAAAAGTCAGCTGGGGTATTTTCTTCCCCTGGAAAGTTCCGATTCACTCATACCCAATCCGTTCAAACCATCCAATATCGAGCTTCGCACCGTTCCGGACCTGAACCTGCTGATCACTGCAGTCATTTATGGCACTCTGATGTTGTACGGGATCTTCCGCTATTACAGGAATGCGGATCTCAAGACCTGA
- a CDS encoding TIGR01777 family oxidoreductase: MSIVIVTGGTGMIGRAVITQLLERGYEVVVFTRDRSLLQHTEQRIRYAYWNIKTGEVDHKVLEAADYIIHLAGASLMEQRWSARRKKEIVDSRVQSGVLLSENLLKRPHRLKAFISASAIGWYGQDPEVPNPAPFREDQPAASDFLGNCCMQWEQSIASLAASGIRVVYLRTGIVLAPHGGVMQQFERALKWRIAAVPGNGCQVVSWIHIDDLVTLYLTAMENGSYHGAYNAAAPLPVSNAVLTEALATHKYGRSFITLPVPAPLLKLVMGEMGAEALKSTTVSAAKVLSHGFRFRYPDIDTALAQLIK, from the coding sequence ATGTCCATTGTAATAGTAACCGGAGGTACCGGAATGATCGGCAGGGCCGTTATAACGCAACTCCTGGAAAGGGGGTATGAAGTTGTTGTGTTCACCCGCGACCGGTCCCTTCTGCAGCATACAGAGCAGAGAATACGCTATGCCTACTGGAACATCAAAACCGGGGAAGTGGACCATAAAGTGCTGGAGGCCGCCGATTATATTATCCATCTGGCAGGTGCCAGCCTTATGGAACAGCGCTGGTCGGCCCGCCGGAAAAAGGAGATTGTGGACAGCCGGGTGCAGAGCGGTGTCTTGTTGTCGGAAAACCTGTTGAAGCGGCCGCACCGGTTAAAAGCCTTTATCAGCGCCTCGGCCATCGGCTGGTACGGGCAGGATCCGGAAGTGCCAAATCCTGCGCCTTTCCGGGAGGATCAGCCTGCGGCCTCCGATTTTTTGGGCAACTGCTGTATGCAATGGGAGCAAAGCATTGCCTCACTGGCTGCATCCGGGATCCGCGTGGTGTACCTCAGAACCGGTATTGTGCTGGCACCCCATGGAGGGGTAATGCAGCAATTTGAACGGGCATTGAAATGGAGGATCGCCGCTGTGCCGGGCAATGGCTGCCAGGTGGTAAGCTGGATCCATATCGATGACCTCGTTACATTGTACCTGACAGCAATGGAAAACGGATCTTATCATGGCGCTTATAACGCGGCGGCCCCGCTCCCTGTGTCAAATGCTGTATTGACGGAGGCCTTGGCAACACATAAATATGGCCGGTCCTTTATTACCCTGCCGGTACCGGCGCCCCTGCTGAAATTGGTAATGGGCGAAATGGGCGCGGAAGCGTTAAAAAGCACAACGGTAAGCGCTGCAAAGGTATTATCCCATGGGTTCCGGTTCCGCTATCCGGATATTGATACTGCGCTGGCTCAGCTGATAAAATGA
- a CDS encoding energy transducer TonB produces MEANKILSSDLLDIVFEGRNKDYGAYELRRTYNKRVWKALAITVVAAVVIAGLVVLKSQMKSPVQEKVKMEEVTIQEIKQEEKKEEPPPPPPPPPPKVEPPPKIETKAFTPPKIVKDEEVKQPPPVQEELKETKIGTINQEGVKDVGIVVPPAGVDGGKGIVETKPVEKEPEIFTKVEQDAQYNGDWGRYLQTNLRGDVPVENGATAGNYQVVVQFVVDVQGNVSDVKVIKDPGFGMGSEAVRVIKKSGKWKPAIQNGRQVKAYRKQPITFQVTEG; encoded by the coding sequence ATGGAAGCCAATAAAATTTTATCCTCTGATCTTCTGGATATAGTGTTTGAAGGGCGGAACAAGGACTACGGAGCCTACGAGCTTCGCCGCACCTATAACAAACGCGTCTGGAAAGCACTGGCGATAACGGTAGTGGCCGCTGTGGTTATTGCTGGTCTGGTGGTGTTAAAAAGCCAGATGAAATCCCCCGTCCAGGAGAAAGTAAAAATGGAGGAAGTTACCATTCAGGAAATTAAGCAGGAAGAGAAGAAGGAAGAGCCGCCACCGCCGCCGCCACCTCCTCCTCCCAAGGTAGAGCCACCTCCCAAAATTGAAACAAAAGCATTTACACCTCCCAAGATTGTAAAGGATGAAGAGGTGAAACAACCACCTCCTGTACAGGAAGAGTTGAAGGAGACCAAGATCGGTACCATCAACCAGGAAGGGGTGAAGGATGTGGGAATCGTTGTTCCTCCGGCGGGTGTTGATGGCGGTAAGGGTATCGTGGAAACGAAACCTGTGGAAAAAGAACCCGAGATCTTTACAAAAGTAGAACAGGATGCCCAGTACAATGGTGATTGGGGCCGTTACCTGCAGACCAACCTCAGAGGGGATGTGCCTGTTGAAAACGGAGCTACAGCCGGGAACTATCAGGTAGTTGTTCAGTTTGTGGTGGATGTACAGGGGAATGTGAGCGATGTAAAAGTGATCAAAGACCCTGGTTTCGGAATGGGTTCAGAAGCTGTTCGTGTAATTAAAAAATCCGGTAAGTGGAAACCTGCCATTCAGAACGGAAGACAGGTAAAAGCCTACAGAAAGCAGCCGATCACCTTCCAGGTTACCGAAGGTTAA
- a CDS encoding ExbD/TolR family protein, with the protein MASLDTGGDEGHKKGPGVKKAKKLNTRVDMTPMVDLGFLLITFFIFTATMSNPTTMDLNMPKDTDKKDEETKIKQSGSLSVILGKDNSLFYYEGELDATASGFKSATYKEIRDIVIRKKKEVISRYVTDPVCESEAKAKGKSIDDCKQKDFFVVIKPTEDATYKNVVDMLDEMTINKVARYALVKPFDSELELVRLSGGGGPAAATPPAK; encoded by the coding sequence ATGGCAAGTTTAGATACTGGCGGCGATGAAGGGCATAAGAAAGGCCCCGGGGTCAAGAAGGCCAAGAAACTGAATACCCGGGTGGATATGACTCCGATGGTGGACCTGGGATTTCTCCTGATCACCTTCTTTATCTTTACGGCAACAATGAGCAATCCGACTACAATGGATTTGAACATGCCGAAGGATACAGACAAGAAGGATGAGGAAACCAAGATCAAGCAATCGGGTTCATTGAGCGTTATACTGGGAAAAGATAACAGCCTCTTTTATTATGAAGGGGAGCTGGATGCAACAGCTTCCGGTTTTAAATCCGCTACATATAAAGAAATCCGGGATATCGTCATCCGTAAAAAGAAAGAAGTGATCTCCCGTTATGTAACAGACCCGGTTTGCGAAAGTGAGGCCAAGGCAAAAGGTAAATCCATTGATGATTGTAAACAAAAGGACTTTTTTGTGGTGATCAAGCCCACGGAGGATGCTACATATAAAAATGTAGTGGACATGCTGGATGAAATGACCATCAATAAAGTAGCCCGTTACGCATTGGTGAAACCTTTTGACTCGGAACTGGAATTAGTCCGTTTGTCCGGTGGTGGTGGGCCCGCAGCAGCAACCCCACCTGCCAAGTAA
- a CDS encoding ExbD/TolR family protein produces the protein MAKAKIQKKSTDTDMTPFVDVAFLILSFFIMATKFKPAEPVPIETPNSVSSQTMPDNNAVMMSIDKDNKVYFSVMSKSDVQKGKEVIKEAAKRAGLTLTDADLAQYQDGEMIGMPLNKIKGFMALPPAERGKVAQDGIPVKDSATSELVNWIGAAKYVFAGEPLKYLVKGDNTSKYPTFGAVIDAMKRNDEQKYNLVTMPQDAPAGTELYQERLKGK, from the coding sequence ATGGCAAAAGCAAAAATACAAAAGAAGTCGACGGATACGGATATGACGCCCTTTGTGGACGTCGCGTTCCTGATCCTGTCCTTCTTTATCATGGCTACAAAATTCAAACCGGCTGAGCCAGTTCCGATCGAAACGCCTAATTCTGTTTCATCCCAGACGATGCCTGATAACAATGCGGTTATGATGAGCATTGACAAGGATAACAAGGTGTATTTTTCGGTAATGTCCAAATCCGATGTTCAAAAAGGAAAGGAGGTTATCAAAGAAGCCGCTAAAAGAGCAGGACTCACCCTTACGGATGCTGACCTGGCTCAGTACCAGGATGGAGAAATGATCGGAATGCCTCTTAATAAGATAAAAGGATTTATGGCGCTTCCTCCGGCAGAACGGGGAAAAGTTGCACAGGACGGGATCCCCGTTAAAGATTCGGCCACCAGCGAGCTGGTGAACTGGATCGGTGCGGCAAAATATGTTTTCGCCGGTGAGCCATTGAAATATCTTGTTAAAGGAGATAATACTTCAAAGTATCCGACTTTCGGGGCTGTCATTGATGCCATGAAACGCAATGATGAGCAGAAGTACAACCTGGTGACCATGCCGCAGGATGCGCCTGCAGGAACCGAGTTGTACCAGGAGCGGTTAAAAGGAAAATAA